gcaaagtacaattttaccttaatcaatttaaaattttaaaaatttttaaagggctaaataataatttttcattttaattggGGGGGGGGGCGGGGGTCCCTGCCAGCCCCCCTAGCTTCGCCTCTGTTACTAGGCCAAGTATCTGAGCATTGGTAGTGattatactcttttttttttttaatagaatacaCGAGAAACTGCCTTTGCAATCCGAAAGCTACCTTTGACAAAGGCAAAAAGGTACTTGGAAGATGTTATTGCCCACAAGCAAGCAATTCCATTCAGGCGCTTCTGTGGTGGAGTTGGGCGAACCGCACAGGCTAAGAATCGCCATTCTAATGGACAAGGCCGTTGGCCCGTGAAATCTGCAAAATTCATTCTCGATTTGCTCAAGAATGCCGAGAGCAATGCTGAGGTATCTATCAACAAATCAACTTTTTACTCTATTCTGGCCAAACTCCTACATGTTAAAACTTTTGCCATTGTcttcccattttttttttcttaggtGAAAGGCTTGGATGTAGATTCACTTGTCATATCTCACATCCAAGTAAACCAAGCACAGAAGCAAAGGCGCCGAACATATCGTGCACATGGAAGAATTAACCGTGAGTAATTTCTTTTACCTTCCTTCCTCTACATTTGGAATGTGGTTTTAATTTTCGGAGCTGTCTGTTTTTTCCTTCTGCAGCCTACATGTCTTCACCGTGTCACATTGAACTAATCCTGTCTGAGAAAGAGGAAGCCGTCAAAAAAGAGGTAAACGTTAAGGTTCATCCTCAATAGATGTAGATCGTAATGAGACATTACATTGCATAACATTCGATTGTTTTTTGCAGCCGGAGACTCAGTTGGCTCCGAGGAAATCAAAGGGTGCTTCGGCTTAAACTGCTGAGTGatggaattttctttttgttgtctCTGTAATGGGGAACCTTTTTGTTTACTTCACAATGGGGTGCTTAAGACTTAAAAGTTTGTCTATGGAGATTCGTGGTTTCTATTTAAAGCTATGCTcttaatacttaattaaatttatattgaaaaatcCATCagattaattgaattaatcgagcgttaattattttattataaactaTATTGgagtgtttaaattttataaatataatttaaatggtGATATAGTGTCATTTAAAAGGTATTCAAGGATTGATGGTTTGTTTTTAAAAAGTGgtatataaattttttctaaacaatagagattgaattggaaaataataaaaccaaacCGATTTCAAAGCCAAGAATAACAGATTACCTCTTGTTGAAGCTcaaaattactattattttaaatcaagaAGCAAGAATAACTATAGTTTGAAGCCAAAGGGAATCGAGAAAAAACATAGGACTAGAAATCAAAGTAGaatgactaaatctcaaatttacaAAGGGCATAGGAAACTATGGCATAATTTaacatatgtatatttaagGCATTCAATTATTGTTTTCAGGAACCAATATTGCTTTTGCTCAGTCAGTAATGTTTTGCCATTAGTGTCTTCAACATATCAGCTTCATTATGGCACCCAAAAGTATTTTCATTCTATGCTGTCCAACTCTTATATACGAACCAACATGGATACGACCTACggtaaaaactataaaagaatGACAATTGCTACACGGTGAGCAAATAATGAAGTAAAGCAACAACAGGTGTGGAACAAAGATCATTGCATAAGATTCCTAAGCTGTGATGTTTTTGCATGAATGAGTATCACCATGTTTTAATCAATACCTAAtgctgaaaaagaaaagaaaaaaaaggggttaTAAGTACTGCATGGAGCAGTTGTATCCATGTCAATTTCAGATCCATTCATTTTTTCCTCTAGAACACGGGTGAAAGCTTCTTCTCCAACTCCAATAAGCCGAAATTTCAATACAACagttatttttatcataaaggTTCAACTAAAAAgattggaaaaattaaaataaatgagtcaCATCTCGTATTTGCGCAAAGCCTCGTTCTGTTTAGCTATGTAGAGGTCGCTATCTTTAGGTATATTGTTCAAAGGATTGTCTAGATAGAAGAAACAGATATAGAAGAACAACTGTTCTATGACATGCTGAAGATTATATGTTGATTCATTGTTCATATTCTATTACATGTTGCATAAAAGCAAACATACTCTAGCTGTTTGCTCATTTATCATGAAATatgatttgatttctttttcaaaaatttgagaaagCACAAAGGACGAGTGTAAAAGCAGCAAACAGGCCAAAAAACCCTTCAAAATCGTGCATTTTATAGATAACACAATCATAGGCAAAGCTCATAAGTTTGTATCTAAGCATTAACGTAGCCAGTAAGTCTTGTTATCACAGAGAACAACATGGAATCTGTGAAAAGAGGGAAACAAAAACGAGATGATCGCCAAACAACTTACAGCTGCAAGTTGGCAGCCAAAATGAAGCCATTGAGAGACACTAGAAATATCccactaaatttatttaatagtcATAATGGTATGATTACAAACCATTCGTGTTTGATCTGAATTAATTTCTAGATTTGTAAACATCTACTTAAGTAAATTACCATTACAAATTTCCTATATGCAATGTGTCTCGACAATGATTATCTCTCCTCTCCTCTCCTCTCCTCTCCTCTCAGGAAAGCAAAAGAATGCTCTTTTTGCATCGAACATCAAACCTGCcctaaacattatataaaattaacagaAATTTGAGACATACTAGGCACTGGTGCTGGTTTTTTGCCACTACATCCTTCCGAACTTTCAAAACACTTTCTTTATTCAAGGGCTGCGATCCAACCTGCTCAAGTAAGTGAAATTAGCAATTAACAGGTTTGTAGATATTGAATTTGAAGGATAAAAAACAAAGTGAAACAGCTGAAGCTGATTCTTCGTCGAGTTCATAGAAAGCTGATTCTTAGTGAGCTCAATGCCATGAAAAGAGTATTTAAGGCCACAAATACAACGAGTGACACaaagaaaagatttttttaCTAGGATACATACCCATTCAAATACCAGACTTTGAAAGACCAAATACCGAAGAATCATTACCTTCTTTTCCCTCCTCTTTAATATCTTTAAATGGCACTTTTTTATGTAGTGCATCAAATGGTACCGCGAATGCCTAGAGCACAATTGGTCCTTGACTTGTGGGTTATCGTTCAACCAATCCAAAATATCTTTCGATTGGACCACTTCATCGGTATCCAAAGATTCTAACCATGAATAGACCGGTATCCACTGATCGGTGCGCTGAAACCGAGCCGGTGGAAGATCATGCTAACTTGGTTCTCTTTCCTACCAAATGAGACAAAGAGAAAAACATACGAGGATAAGCACAAAGAAGCCAAAATTTCAGTCTCAACATAACGTAAACAGTccataataaacaaaaacacaGAAAATTTACGAACAGAGTTGAAGAAAACAAGCCATTCCTTTTAACTTACAAGCATTGATTCTTTCCCCATGTTGTGAACTCTCTActtgataaaattacattacaagaattccaaaaacaaaatccagaataatttctttattcattaatttctGGAAACGTTTCTTTCTCCATTTTTTAATCAGTGGCTAGGAATATTCAAGCACTTAATACAGAGACCaggatatttaaattaaatatttttactaaaaaaaccCACTGCAATAAATGCAGGAAAAAAACCTGGGTCTGGGAGGGAAATCTCAGGTAATTTTGGATTGAGAGGAGTCTTTCGATGAGCTCAGATCGTGGCATCGATTGGAGATCGGCTGGTAATGAGCCGAAGTTGGAATCGATCAAGACTTCGACTTGGCTCTCCGTCACGGCTTTTGCTTCTGGAAAAGCACCTACCCAGGCTCGAGCCAGGGTCTCCCATTCTTGGGCTTGCTGTTGAACTTCTCGGAGCTGATTTTTAGGGCTCCGATGGACGGTCGAGGTTCGCCGTCTAGGGTTTGCTCCGTTGAGTTCGACATCTACTTACAACTCTACTTAAAAGCTCCTTATCTATGGAAGAGCAAGATGAAAAAGAGCCGCAATTACTCCCCATTTCTCTCACCATTGCTTCACCGTCCCCTACGTTATCTCATTCTTCATCGCTAACATACCGATCGACGACGGTGATGAGCGATCAATTCGTAGGGCCGTCATCATCACTTGACTTGCAGCTATCAATCAGTCTAAGGCCAGTCCATCAACTTCCATCAAACCGTAACGATTTCGATCGCGTTGAGTCATTGAAACAACGGACGGCGGAGCAAATCCGGCTGGCGGCCATCAAGAAGGCTTACGCGGAGCGAGTTCGGGAGCTCACAAAGAGCGAAATGGAGATGGCTCGGTCCGATTTCGCGAGAGCTAAACATGTTTGGAAAAGGGCAAGGGAAGATGTTGAAAAAGctgagaaaatgaaggaaagagCAACGTTGCAGATAGATTCTACGTGCATGGAGATCACCTGCCAATCTTGTAGGCAAAGGTTCAAGCCTTAATACTATGTTACTTTTGAATATGTGTATGTACGTTGAATGTATCCGAGTTTTTTTCATactcaaatctattttttaactCATTTGGATggtttttattaagttttggtATTTTAAGTAATTCAAGATTGAAATAATGGCATTTTTGAAGCAAGATTTTAGAGGGAGTGGGAGCCAAGGCAAGCACACATGCTTGTAATTGCTGTCAAAACCTCGAATCTGATGTATAAGAGGATATTATCTTTAATCGAATtcaagacaaaataaaataaaaaagttaatcaATTGCGTCATGTTCTGACACTTGGACTTGAATACCTTAACGAGtgaaaaaataaaggcaaaagAATGAGGGGTAAGTAATTTGAAGAAGACAGGAAATACCAGTTAGATTCAACTTgttttaactatatatatatatatatatatatcagaaaCCAAACCACCCCACTGCACATGTCTGGGATCCAACACAAAAAACCAGACATTTTATTGATAGGATTGAATGAGCATCTGTCAGAGGAACTAAATAGTGAATTAGTGTCAAATGTCAATGGAATTTAGTTTCATTTGCGCCCTGTTAAATCCGAGCAACATAGATATGAGCAGTTGAAATAGAGATTCCTTGctttgtatttgtttatttggttaCAAGCTTAGAGATGCAACAGTCCATAAAGTTGAAGGTGCAGTATGCAGATGTAGGGCATGGGCAAGCATACAATCAAACAAGTTATTATGACAAAAACCTTATTAACCTTATGAAGTCATACTGTTTTGTTTCTTAAAAACTTAGACGaaaattttccttaaatttctccattttattaaaattattaatcttTTTACATTACATCAAATAGTAAGttagttatttttgttaaaaaaatcatctatttgtattgttaaaaactggcgTACCTATAGGAATAATTAGACAGCGACACACGGCGTACTATGCTGACGTACAAAGACTATTTTTTAATGTAGAAATGGATAAAACTTTTAAGAGAGCGACCAATTTATTCTTCGATCTAATGTATGGAaactaatttgcttattttttagtagagggaaAAAATATAATCTGACTCTTATCATAAGGAACTCCATAGTAGAAGAATGTATAGTCTTAATCATAATTCATAGCTAAATACACCCCTCAATCTATAACATTCAGCAACTTTCTCGTCTGGTCTGTTCAAGTGTATTCTACTTGTATACTAAATTGGCACACCCCTCTTCACCACAACACCTAAACTCAGCAGATGGAGCTCATGACCGGCCTTCCTTTTCTTATCTCTTCAAAGATTACGGCTCTCTATACCTTTTACAGTGTAAACTGTACCATTATCTAACATCCATTGTTTTTGTGTTGTAATATGTGTATTGAAATTTAAAGAGGaacaaagggaaaaaaaaatctttgcttttgaaatttaagaaaaattgagtgtttttgaaagaaaatggtGGGACTCAAAAATCATGGTCGAAACATGTGCAAGTGGGAATCTAATTCCCCATTAGATtcgaaaaatgaaaaaactgGGGTTAccctagaggtgctcatgggccgggtcgggccgaGCCCATAAAAAATTCCGGTCGGGTCCTAGGCTCGGCCCAGCCCAAaatatgagcctaaaattttgcccaggccggcccgaaaaaaatcataagcccggcccggcccatttttaataaatattaaaaatttattttaaaaattaaaaaaat
The Gossypium raimondii isolate GPD5lz chromosome 8, ASM2569854v1, whole genome shotgun sequence DNA segment above includes these coding regions:
- the LOC105792858 gene encoding 60S ribosomal protein L17-1: MVKYSREPDNPTKSCKARGSDLRVHFKNTRETAFAIRKLPLTKAKRYLEDVIAHKQAIPFRRFCGGVGRTAQAKNRHSNGQGRWPVKSAKFILDLLKNAESNAEVKGLDVDSLVISHIQVNQAQKQRRRTYRAHGRINPYMSSPCHIELILSEKEEAVKKEPETQLAPRKSKGASA
- the LOC105792859 gene encoding protein indeterminate-domain 16, with product MEEQDEKEPQLLPISLTIASPSPTLSHSSSLTYRSTTVMSDQFVGPSSSLDLQLSISLRPVHQLPSNRNDFDRVESLKQRTAEQIRLAAIKKAYAERVRELTKSEMEMARSDFARAKHVWKRAREDVEKAEKMKERATLQIDSTCMEITCQSCRQRFKP